One genomic segment of Desulfomicrobium sp. ZS1 includes these proteins:
- a CDS encoding long-chain fatty acid--CoA ligase, with translation MIAEGINKVWLKHYDQEVGPNLDYEIIPLYEVLERTATNYPDRAAIVFNNWSVSYKKLKSLVDLAAANLKKIGIKPGERVAIMLPNCPQTVISYWACLKIGAVVVMTNPLYMEKELVHHFNDSEAKTLITINLLWKRIDGLKDKLHLKRILVTSIADCLRFPLNILYTMKSRREYALAPIPYDNATVLPWKNLLKRTAIEPAHPVDPVKDLAALQYTGGTTGVSKGVMLTHANLGYNAQQARAVLHTIKETGEVILGLLPFFHIYGLTVCVNFGTLIGATLVPMPKFVPLDVLKTIDKKHPTIFPCAPSIFIALLQQKNLHKYDLSSVRYCISGSAPMPVPVMEKFNSLSSGANIVEGFGLTEASPITHLNPLRGNSKNGSIGLPFPDTDAAIVDMEVGSVPLPAGKIGEMVVRGPQVMQGYWNRPDETASVLRNGWLYTGDIAYMDEEGYFFIVDRKKDLIITGGYNVYPREIDEVLHEHPAIKEAVSVGIKHPTRGEIIKAYIVLKEGETLSKTDVFAFCREKLANYKVPKQVEFRDELPKSIVGKVLRRVIREEEDRRHRDGSAYVDDIEPGGDDDGLEPSPKRLKREKRAKKSKKDARKNS, from the coding sequence ATGATCGCAGAGGGCATAAATAAAGTCTGGCTCAAGCATTACGACCAGGAAGTCGGTCCGAATCTGGACTACGAAATCATCCCGCTTTACGAGGTGCTGGAACGCACGGCCACCAATTATCCCGACCGGGCGGCCATCGTCTTCAACAACTGGAGCGTGAGCTACAAGAAACTCAAGAGCCTCGTGGATCTGGCCGCCGCCAACCTGAAAAAGATCGGCATCAAGCCTGGCGAACGCGTAGCCATCATGCTGCCCAACTGCCCGCAAACGGTTATCAGCTACTGGGCCTGCCTCAAGATCGGGGCAGTGGTGGTCATGACCAACCCCCTCTACATGGAGAAGGAGCTGGTCCACCACTTCAACGACTCCGAAGCCAAGACCCTCATCACCATAAATCTGCTCTGGAAACGCATCGACGGCCTGAAAGACAAGCTGCACTTGAAACGCATCCTCGTGACCTCCATCGCCGATTGCCTGCGCTTCCCCCTGAACATCCTCTACACCATGAAATCCAGGCGCGAATACGCGCTTGCTCCCATCCCCTACGACAACGCGACCGTCCTGCCCTGGAAGAACCTGCTGAAGCGAACAGCCATAGAACCTGCGCATCCTGTCGATCCCGTGAAGGATCTGGCCGCCCTGCAATACACCGGCGGCACCACGGGCGTTTCCAAAGGCGTCATGCTGACCCATGCCAACCTGGGGTACAACGCCCAGCAGGCAAGGGCCGTGCTGCACACGATCAAAGAAACGGGCGAGGTCATTCTGGGCCTTCTGCCCTTCTTCCACATCTACGGGCTGACGGTCTGCGTCAATTTCGGGACCCTCATCGGCGCGACCCTGGTGCCCATGCCCAAGTTCGTGCCCCTCGACGTCCTGAAAACCATCGACAAGAAACACCCGACCATCTTCCCCTGCGCGCCGTCCATCTTCATCGCCCTGTTGCAGCAGAAGAATCTGCACAAGTACGACCTGTCCTCGGTGCGCTACTGCATCTCCGGTTCCGCGCCCATGCCCGTGCCGGTCATGGAGAAATTCAACAGTTTGAGCAGCGGCGCCAACATCGTGGAGGGTTTCGGCCTGACCGAGGCTTCGCCCATCACGCATTTGAATCCCTTGCGCGGCAACAGCAAGAACGGCTCCATCGGCCTGCCCTTCCCGGACACGGACGCGGCCATCGTGGACATGGAAGTCGGCTCCGTGCCCCTGCCTGCGGGCAAGATCGGCGAAATGGTGGTGCGCGGCCCGCAAGTCATGCAGGGCTACTGGAACCGCCCCGACGAGACGGCCAGCGTGCTCAGAAACGGCTGGCTCTATACCGGCGACATCGCGTACATGGACGAAGAAGGCTATTTCTTCATCGTGGACCGCAAAAAGGACCTGATCATCACCGGCGGGTACAACGTCTACCCGCGCGAAATCGACGAGGTTCTGCACGAGCATCCGGCCATCAAGGAAGCCGTCAGCGTGGGCATCAAACACCCGACCCGAGGCGAGATCATCAAGGCCTACATTGTGCTCAAGGAAGGCGAAACCCTCTCCAAAACCGATGTGTTCGCCTTCTGCCGGGAAAAGCTGGCCAATTACAAAGTGCCCAAACAGGTGGAATTCCGCGATGAGTTGCCCAAAAGCATTGTCGGCAAGGTGCTTCGACGCGTCATCCGCGAAGAGGAAGACAGGCGGCACAGAGACGGGTCCGCGTATGTCGACGACATCGAACCCGGTGGTGACGACGACGGATTGGAGCCTTCGCCCAAACGCCTCAAACGTGAAAAACGCGCCAAGAAGTCAAAAAAGGACGCCCGGAAGAACTCTTGA
- a CDS encoding class I SAM-dependent RNA methyltransferase, whose product MSNVGDLLTLTVEKLLWRGRGLARQDSGQVVMIEPGVLPDEVVDVRVTRTAKDFLQAEAVKIQSPSPLRGIHPCPHAADCGGSRFGMVTPETGTQLKADILRDALPRALGRDHGLLIPELRVVPSPQGWRYRQRGQIHVASGLPHAMGHASNDLVPLTDCHLLAAPLAKAMPALAKGLPNGRFTIAASPDTGQTATERDNVLLPFSFPDFGLTLQLPPSTFFQANWALNQHLVRSTVDALHGFERIADLFSGAGNFALPLASLGKHVLAVEGSAPAVDTGMRNADRLALKSVTFRDANLAKPAAWKMVHDFAPRAAILDPPRTGAKGIGRTLLAMPSLERLAWVSCDVVNTIRDAKPLLAAGWIISSLTLFDMFPGTWHMEVLMILDRP is encoded by the coding sequence ATGAGCAACGTAGGCGATTTGCTGACCCTTACGGTCGAAAAACTGCTCTGGCGCGGGCGCGGCCTGGCCCGCCAAGACTCGGGACAGGTGGTCATGATCGAACCCGGCGTGCTGCCGGACGAGGTTGTAGACGTACGCGTGACCAGGACGGCCAAGGATTTCTTGCAGGCCGAGGCCGTAAAGATCCAAAGCCCCTCGCCGCTGCGCGGAATTCATCCCTGTCCCCACGCCGCGGACTGCGGGGGCTCGCGCTTCGGCATGGTCACTCCGGAAACAGGCACGCAGCTCAAGGCGGACATCCTGCGCGACGCCCTGCCCCGCGCGCTTGGCCGGGATCACGGCCTGCTCATTCCCGAGCTTCGGGTCGTGCCCAGCCCCCAGGGCTGGCGCTACCGCCAGCGCGGCCAGATCCATGTCGCCTCCGGCCTTCCCCACGCCATGGGCCACGCCAGCAACGACCTCGTTCCCCTGACCGATTGCCATCTTTTGGCCGCGCCCCTGGCCAAGGCCATGCCCGCCCTGGCAAAAGGTCTGCCAAACGGCCGCTTCACCATCGCGGCCAGCCCGGACACGGGCCAGACCGCCACGGAACGGGACAACGTGCTGCTGCCCTTCTCCTTCCCCGATTTCGGCCTGACCCTGCAGCTGCCGCCAAGCACCTTTTTCCAGGCCAATTGGGCGCTGAACCAGCATCTGGTGCGCAGCACCGTGGACGCGCTGCATGGCTTTGAACGCATCGCCGACCTCTTCTCCGGAGCGGGAAATTTCGCCCTGCCCCTGGCCAGCCTAGGCAAACACGTACTGGCCGTGGAAGGCTCGGCCCCGGCCGTGGACACCGGCATGCGCAACGCCGATCGGCTGGCCCTGAAGTCGGTCACTTTCCGTGATGCCAACCTGGCAAAACCGGCCGCCTGGAAAATGGTGCACGACTTCGCCCCCCGCGCCGCCATCCTGGACCCGCCCCGCACCGGCGCCAAGGGTATCGGCCGCACCCTTCTGGCCATGCCGAGCCTTGAACGCCTGGCCTGGGTCTCCTGCGACGTGGTCAACACCATCCGTGACGCAAAGCCGCTCCTTGCGGCCGGCTGGATCATCTCGTCCCTGACCCTCTTCGACATGTTCCCCGGCACCTGGCACATGGAAGTGCTCATGATCCTCGACCGGCCGTAA
- the speB gene encoding agmatinase has product MHHEFFDLGPRQGRNIYVLPVPYEGTVSYGTGTRLGPEALFRASVQIESFDAELDLDLADLAHFTPLPVVHPPANGPEGLHQAMRERLKGLDATKDFVLTLGGEHSVPLPLFEFYRQAHPDLALLHIDAHADLRESYEDSPYSHACIMARARQLGIPLAQIGIRSLCREQRDYMRAQNPSELMTLFAWDLPAPGEAAERIRAFVGNRPLYISFDVDGMDPSVIPGTGTPEPGGIPYRWMTRFCKELWLDGLGPKLVGMDMCELAPIHGSQASETAAVKLIQRILTAWLGLA; this is encoded by the coding sequence ATGCATCACGAATTTTTTGACCTCGGGCCACGGCAGGGACGTAATATTTACGTGCTGCCCGTCCCGTACGAAGGCACGGTCAGCTACGGCACGGGCACGCGCCTGGGCCCGGAGGCACTGTTCCGGGCCAGCGTGCAGATTGAATCCTTTGACGCGGAGCTGGACCTTGATCTGGCCGATCTGGCCCATTTTACCCCGCTCCCCGTGGTCCATCCCCCGGCCAACGGTCCCGAAGGTCTGCACCAAGCCATGCGCGAACGCCTCAAGGGACTTGACGCAACCAAGGACTTCGTCCTGACACTGGGCGGCGAGCACTCGGTGCCCTTACCCCTTTTCGAATTCTACCGGCAGGCTCATCCCGATCTGGCCCTGCTGCACATCGATGCCCATGCCGACCTGCGTGAAAGCTACGAGGACAGCCCTTATTCCCACGCCTGCATCATGGCCCGGGCCCGGCAGCTGGGCATCCCCCTGGCCCAGATCGGCATCCGCTCCCTGTGCCGGGAGCAACGGGACTATATGCGCGCGCAGAACCCCTCGGAACTCATGACCCTCTTCGCCTGGGACCTGCCTGCTCCCGGCGAGGCGGCAGAACGCATCCGGGCCTTTGTCGGGAACAGGCCCCTGTATATCTCTTTCGACGTCGACGGCATGGACCCCAGCGTCATCCCCGGCACGGGCACGCCCGAACCCGGCGGCATCCCCTACAGGTGGATGACCCGCTTCTGCAAAGAGCTGTGGCTGGACGGTCTGGGCCCGAAGCTGGTCGGCATGGACATGTGCGAACTCGCGCCCATTCACGGCTCACAGGCCTCGGAAACCGCCGCCGTCAAGCTCATCCAGCGCATCCTGACCGCCTGGCTCGGACTCGCCTGA
- a CDS encoding SPOR domain-containing protein codes for MITRKSSTTKKKDKNKLSFQLGLSGFLSLAVLVVIGMAWSFILGIIVGRGYQPEKMAMEMAQKVLPEDFPLLTEKNEEVLKGEELEFFDKLKQGPTSVAPAPAPQAKAPTPPQVKPETTVAAKPQQSAIEAALQSAAVAAGQSPPPAAKDAKDEVFVFNYQVAALVSMEQAQTFLKKLDPSKFKTSVVTATHEGKTWYRVYVHHQGTVDSALALKEQLKGSGIGGILLRSRTPL; via the coding sequence ATGATTACACGCAAATCAAGCACCACCAAAAAGAAAGACAAGAACAAACTCAGTTTTCAGCTTGGTCTGTCGGGTTTTTTGTCGCTGGCCGTGCTTGTGGTTATCGGCATGGCCTGGTCATTCATTCTTGGCATCATCGTCGGGCGCGGCTACCAGCCCGAAAAAATGGCCATGGAGATGGCCCAGAAGGTGCTCCCCGAAGACTTTCCGCTGCTGACTGAAAAGAATGAGGAAGTCCTGAAAGGAGAGGAACTTGAATTCTTCGACAAACTGAAGCAAGGGCCAACTTCCGTGGCCCCGGCCCCAGCCCCGCAGGCCAAGGCGCCAACACCTCCTCAGGTCAAGCCGGAGACCACTGTCGCGGCCAAGCCGCAACAGTCGGCCATTGAAGCGGCCCTGCAGTCAGCAGCGGTCGCGGCCGGCCAGAGTCCGCCCCCGGCGGCAAAGGATGCCAAGGATGAGGTCTTTGTCTTCAACTATCAGGTCGCGGCCCTGGTTTCCATGGAGCAGGCCCAGACCTTCCTGAAAAAGCTCGACCCGTCGAAATTCAAGACGTCCGTGGTCACGGCCACCCACGAGGGCAAGACCTGGTACCGCGTCTACGTGCATCATCAGGGCACTGTGGACTCGGCCCTGGCCCTCAAGGAACAGCTCAAGGGCAGCGGCATCGGCGGCATTCTGCTGCGCTCCCGCACTCCGCTCTGA
- the argS gene encoding arginine--tRNA ligase: protein MKAKNYISEKLTALMAAKGQALPAKTTIEAPKSEQHGDMATNIAMVMPKEKGQNPRAVAEALKTELLAMCPEIEDIEIAGPGFINFTFKPVFWQEVALAALENNADFGRINVGQGRKVQVEYVSANPTGPLHIGHGRGAAVGDSLTRILRFTGHEVETEYYLNDAGRQMRLLGLAVWVRYQQACGIEIPFPEDCYRGEYIKDISAALLAEKGKALLDLPEEEALDLCYERGMTDILNGIKQDLIDFRVEHQHWFSEKSLVDGGQVEASLNRLLAEGRAYEKDGALWFRSTDHGDDKDRVLRKSDGLLTYFASDIAYHDNKIARGFDMMVDIWGADHHGYVPRMKAAIEALGKDRESLQVILVQLVNLIQGGEQIAMSTRAGKFETLADVCAEVGVDAARFIFLSRKSDSHLDFDLDVVKQQSMDNPVYYVQYAHARISSLMRKAEEQGVALPEPSGALMALLTTPEDNALFKALDAFEDTLELATRTLSPHHVSYYLMELAGLLHRYYTVHHILSGDDQALLQARILLFQAVAGVLKAGLDLLGVNAPERM, encoded by the coding sequence ATGAAAGCCAAAAACTATATTTCTGAAAAATTGACCGCACTCATGGCCGCCAAAGGGCAGGCCCTTCCGGCCAAGACAACCATCGAGGCCCCCAAAAGCGAACAGCACGGCGACATGGCCACCAACATCGCCATGGTCATGCCCAAGGAAAAAGGCCAGAACCCGCGCGCCGTGGCCGAGGCGCTGAAAACCGAACTGCTGGCCATGTGCCCCGAGATCGAGGACATCGAAATTGCCGGGCCGGGTTTCATCAATTTCACGTTCAAGCCCGTCTTTTGGCAAGAAGTGGCCCTGGCTGCCCTGGAAAATAACGCCGACTTCGGCCGCATCAATGTCGGCCAGGGCCGCAAGGTGCAGGTCGAGTACGTGTCCGCCAACCCCACCGGCCCCCTGCACATCGGGCACGGACGCGGCGCGGCCGTGGGCGACAGCCTGACCCGCATCCTGCGCTTCACCGGACACGAGGTCGAAACCGAATACTATCTGAACGACGCCGGACGCCAGATGCGCCTTTTGGGACTGGCCGTGTGGGTGCGCTACCAGCAGGCCTGCGGCATCGAGATTCCCTTCCCCGAGGACTGCTACCGCGGCGAGTACATTAAAGACATCTCCGCCGCCCTCCTGGCCGAAAAGGGCAAGGCCCTGCTGGACCTGCCCGAAGAAGAGGCTCTGGACCTGTGCTATGAACGCGGCATGACGGACATCCTGAACGGCATCAAACAGGACCTCATCGATTTTCGCGTCGAACACCAGCACTGGTTCTCGGAAAAGAGCCTGGTCGACGGCGGCCAGGTCGAGGCATCCCTGAACCGTCTCCTGGCCGAAGGGCGGGCCTATGAAAAGGATGGGGCGCTGTGGTTTCGGTCCACGGACCACGGCGACGACAAGGACCGCGTGCTCAGAAAATCCGACGGCCTCTTGACGTATTTCGCCTCCGACATTGCTTACCATGACAACAAAATCGCTCGCGGCTTCGACATGATGGTCGATATCTGGGGCGCGGACCACCACGGCTACGTGCCGCGCATGAAGGCGGCCATCGAGGCCCTGGGCAAGGACCGCGAATCCCTGCAGGTCATTCTGGTGCAGCTTGTGAACCTGATCCAGGGCGGCGAGCAGATCGCCATGTCCACCCGCGCCGGCAAGTTCGAGACCCTGGCCGACGTCTGCGCCGAGGTGGGCGTGGATGCGGCGCGTTTCATCTTCCTTTCGCGCAAGAGCGACTCGCACCTGGATTTCGACCTTGATGTGGTCAAACAGCAGTCCATGGACAACCCCGTCTACTACGTGCAGTACGCCCATGCCCGCATCAGTTCGCTCATGCGCAAGGCCGAGGAACAGGGCGTGGCCCTGCCCGAACCGTCGGGCGCGCTCATGGCCCTCTTGACCACCCCTGAAGACAATGCCCTGTTCAAGGCCCTGGACGCCTTCGAGGACACACTGGAACTGGCCACCCGGACCCTCTCGCCGCATCACGTCAGCTACTACCTGATGGAACTTGCGGGACTGCTGCACCGTTATTATACTGTGCACCACATTCTGTCCGGAGACGACCAGGCTCTGCTGCAGGCCCGCATTCTTCTTTTCCAGGCCGTGGCCGGGGTGCTCAAAGCCGGTCTTGATCTGCTGGGAGTAAACGCGCCCGAGCGCATGTAA
- a CDS encoding ACP S-malonyltransferase: MTTHSIVFPGQGSQEPGMGRDLAEHWSEAMDLWKKAERLSGLPLREIYWDGDENAMAVTRNLQPALTVVNMNLWCFVAEKLSPAGMAGHSLGEFAALFAARVLSLDNVLELVCLRGRLMDEAVNQDGRMAAILKLDQAKVEELVAAAAGLTGQEIRIANYNTPGQFVISGHAQAVDHVCAGVKPLKGRALVLPVSNAFHSPYMSEAGDELAKFMDKLDWRDPQTPVYLNVTARPEADARALKETVKRQMTSSVYWTQIIENQYADGMRSFVELGPKGALSRMISQILKDRDGVQTLSVSTLEHAASL; the protein is encoded by the coding sequence ATGACCACACACAGCATAGTATTTCCCGGCCAGGGATCGCAGGAGCCCGGGATGGGCCGGGATCTGGCCGAACACTGGTCCGAGGCCATGGACTTGTGGAAAAAAGCAGAGCGCCTGAGCGGCCTGCCGCTGCGCGAAATATATTGGGACGGTGACGAAAATGCCATGGCGGTGACGCGGAATCTGCAACCCGCCCTGACAGTTGTCAATATGAACCTGTGGTGTTTTGTGGCCGAAAAGCTGAGCCCCGCAGGAATGGCCGGGCACAGCCTGGGTGAATTCGCGGCCCTGTTCGCGGCCCGGGTCCTTTCCCTGGACAACGTCCTGGAGCTGGTCTGCCTGCGCGGCAGGCTCATGGATGAGGCTGTGAACCAGGACGGCCGCATGGCCGCCATCCTGAAGCTCGATCAGGCCAAGGTCGAAGAACTGGTCGCGGCCGCAGCCGGCCTGACCGGCCAGGAAATCCGCATCGCCAACTACAATACGCCGGGCCAGTTCGTGATCAGCGGACATGCCCAAGCCGTGGACCATGTCTGCGCGGGGGTCAAACCCTTGAAAGGCCGGGCCCTGGTCCTGCCGGTCAGCAACGCGTTCCATTCTCCGTACATGAGCGAAGCCGGAGACGAACTGGCGAAATTCATGGACAAACTGGATTGGCGCGACCCGCAAACCCCGGTCTATCTGAACGTCACGGCCAGACCCGAAGCAGACGCCCGGGCCCTGAAAGAGACCGTGAAGCGCCAGATGACCTCGTCCGTGTACTGGACCCAGATCATCGAAAACCAGTACGCCGACGGCATGCGCTCCTTTGTTGAACTGGGCCCCAAGGGCGCCCTGTCGCGCATGATCTCCCAAATATTGAAAGACCGGGACGGGGTCCAGACCCTGTCCGTCAGCACTCTTGAACACGCCGCTAGCCTTTGA
- the rsmG gene encoding 16S rRNA (guanine(527)-N(7))-methyltransferase RsmG has translation MNSLPDAREIAVRSQGLGRVLTDDQARLLSVYLGLLVKWNSRMNLVGPATWTEILDTLIQDSWHLADLLQTLASQPAQTLDLGAGAGLPGIPLRVFWQQGDYYLVEPRQKRAIFMEQAVAHMKLPRTKVICARMEALPPARREAGLIVSRAFMPWQKLLVAVKSCLAPQGRVLVMSNETSADTVDGYSLEQVRDYTVAGKKRYFRLFVLGGHGF, from the coding sequence ATGAATTCTCTTCCGGACGCGCGTGAAATCGCCGTCAGGTCCCAAGGTCTGGGACGGGTCCTGACCGACGACCAGGCCCGCCTCTTAAGCGTCTATCTTGGTCTTCTCGTCAAGTGGAACAGCCGCATGAATCTGGTCGGGCCCGCGACCTGGACCGAAATCCTTGATACCCTGATCCAGGACTCCTGGCATCTGGCGGATTTGTTGCAGACCCTTGCGTCCCAGCCCGCCCAGACTTTGGATCTGGGCGCGGGAGCAGGCCTGCCGGGCATCCCGCTGCGCGTCTTCTGGCAGCAGGGCGATTATTACCTGGTGGAGCCCCGGCAAAAGCGAGCCATCTTCATGGAGCAGGCCGTGGCGCACATGAAGCTGCCCCGGACCAAGGTCATCTGCGCCCGCATGGAAGCGCTCCCCCCGGCCAGACGCGAGGCCGGGCTCATCGTCAGCCGGGCCTTCATGCCCTGGCAGAAGCTTCTGGTCGCGGTGAAGAGCTGCCTCGCCCCGCAAGGGCGGGTGCTGGTCATGAGCAACGAGACTTCCGCCGACACGGTGGATGGCTACAGTCTGGAGCAGGTCCGGGACTACACGGTGGCCGGGAAGAAAAGGTATTTCAGGCTATTTGTCCTTGGCGGGCATGGCTTCTGA
- a CDS encoding Fic family protein, producing the protein MKRELQGRYVIISTVGEKAQAFVPANLPPSPPIDWTPELRNKFDQALLALGRLDSVSTLLSDTSLFLYMYVRKEAVLSSMIEGTQSSLSDLLLYELDQEPGVPLDDVREVSNYVAALDHGLRLLEAGLPLSLRLLREIHGVLLTKGRGSGLTPGEFRRSQNWIGGTRPGNAAFVPPPAEYVLECMSRLELFLHDQPEPTPVLLKAALAHVQFETIHPFLDGNGRLGRLLITLLLCEQHVLRQPMLYLSLYFKAHRQYYYELLSTVRLTGDWEAWLDFFAEAVIVTATQAVETAQQLLDLTNRDRDRIMDLGRASASSLQIHRALMEHPIATSRSLVEKTGLTPATVNKSLAHLEQLGIVKELTDRKRNRLFSYADYIEIMSLGTELPDR; encoded by the coding sequence ATGAAACGGGAACTCCAAGGCAGATATGTGATCATTTCGACGGTGGGCGAGAAGGCTCAAGCCTTCGTACCGGCCAATCTGCCTCCGAGTCCGCCCATCGACTGGACGCCTGAGTTGCGGAACAAGTTCGACCAGGCGCTGCTGGCACTTGGGCGGCTGGACAGCGTTTCGACCCTGCTGTCGGATACGTCACTCTTCCTCTACATGTACGTCCGAAAAGAAGCGGTGCTCTCTTCCATGATCGAGGGGACGCAGTCCTCACTGTCCGATCTGCTGCTATACGAATTGGACCAGGAACCCGGCGTGCCTTTGGATGACGTGCGGGAAGTCAGCAATTACGTCGCGGCTCTCGACCACGGCCTTCGTCTGCTGGAGGCCGGGTTGCCGCTGTCGCTACGGTTGCTGCGCGAGATCCACGGTGTGCTTTTGACCAAGGGCCGCGGCAGCGGCCTGACGCCGGGTGAGTTCCGGCGCAGCCAGAACTGGATCGGCGGCACCCGTCCGGGCAATGCGGCTTTCGTCCCGCCCCCTGCCGAATATGTGCTTGAGTGCATGAGCAGGCTCGAGCTTTTCCTTCACGACCAGCCCGAGCCGACCCCGGTCCTGCTTAAAGCGGCGTTGGCTCATGTGCAGTTCGAGACTATCCATCCGTTCCTCGATGGCAACGGACGTCTGGGGCGGTTGCTCATCACCCTGCTGCTGTGCGAGCAGCACGTACTTCGGCAGCCGATGCTCTATCTCAGCCTCTACTTCAAAGCTCATCGTCAGTACTACTACGAGTTGCTGAGCACTGTGCGACTGACCGGCGACTGGGAAGCATGGCTCGACTTTTTCGCCGAGGCGGTCATCGTCACCGCTACCCAGGCGGTGGAAACAGCGCAGCAGCTCCTCGACCTCACAAACCGTGACCGTGACAGGATCATGGACCTCGGTCGAGCGTCGGCATCCTCTCTGCAAATTCACAGGGCGCTCATGGAACACCCCATCGCCACTTCCAGGTCGCTGGTAGAGAAGACCGGCCTGACCCCGGCAACAGTCAACAAGTCCCTCGCGCATCTGGAACAGCTCGGCATCGTCAAGGAGCTGACCGACCGGAAGCGCAACCGGCTATTCAGCTATGCGGACTATATCGAGATCATGAGTCTGGGTACGGAACTGCCAGACAGATAG
- a CDS encoding addiction module antidote protein — translation MYRDDPALAAEMLNACLEDGDTEGFLLALRHVPKAFGGMPEVARATGLHEKTLYKSLSSKGNPNLKTLMGVAGAMGMRIALVPAEKQHGHNV, via the coding sequence CTGTACCGGGATGATCCGGCGCTGGCGGCGGAAATGCTCAATGCATGTCTGGAAGACGGGGACACGGAAGGATTCTTGTTGGCCCTGCGCCATGTTCCCAAAGCTTTTGGCGGCATGCCGGAAGTGGCCAGAGCTACCGGACTGCACGAAAAGACTCTCTACAAGAGCCTGTCCAGTAAAGGGAATCCAAACCTCAAGACGCTGATGGGCGTGGCCGGGGCTATGGGTATGCGTATCGCCTTGGTTCCGGCAGAAAAGCAGCATGGCCACAATGTATGA
- the thiC gene encoding phosphomethylpyrimidine synthase ThiC, with protein sequence MTQLSLALEGTITQEMRVVAEKENQSPETIRHGVARGRIVIPKNVGRDFAAEGIGEGLKTKVNANIGTSGVQGTLDVELAKLDMAVKAGAHSVMDLSTGRDLMTTRRAILDHSPVMVGAVPLYAVAADLVEAGRDIEAMTASMLLESIEAQCAGGIDYITVHCGVTRQAVARTHAKDRVAGIVSRGGALLAAWMDRNNRENPLLEHYEKLLDIAFRYDVTLSLGDGLRPGAVSDATDAAQIQELLVIGELAERARNRGVQVMIEGPGHMPLNQIAGNVMLQKRICDGAPFYVLGPLTTDIAPGYDHITAAIGGAAAAAAGADFLCYVTPAEHLCLPNQDDVRQGVIATLIAAHSGDIAKGVPGAIERDRVMSVCRKELNWEGMFHAALDPDLPRLRWEENRSSEGKTCTMCGKLCAMKAHSSLRPDRAS encoded by the coding sequence ATGACACAACTCAGTCTTGCCCTAGAGGGAACAATCACCCAGGAAATGCGGGTGGTGGCGGAAAAGGAAAACCAGAGCCCTGAAACCATCCGCCACGGCGTGGCCAGGGGACGCATCGTCATCCCCAAGAATGTGGGCCGGGATTTTGCGGCCGAAGGGATCGGCGAGGGCCTTAAAACCAAGGTCAACGCCAACATCGGAACATCGGGAGTGCAGGGAACACTGGACGTTGAATTGGCCAAACTCGACATGGCGGTCAAGGCCGGGGCGCACAGCGTCATGGACCTGTCCACGGGCCGCGACCTGATGACCACGCGGCGGGCGATTCTCGACCACTCGCCGGTCATGGTCGGAGCGGTGCCCCTCTATGCGGTGGCGGCCGACCTGGTCGAGGCCGGCCGCGACATCGAAGCCATGACCGCCTCCATGCTCCTCGAATCCATCGAAGCGCAGTGCGCCGGCGGCATCGACTACATCACCGTGCACTGCGGAGTAACCCGCCAGGCCGTGGCCCGGACCCACGCCAAGGACAGGGTGGCCGGAATAGTCAGCCGGGGAGGGGCGCTCCTGGCGGCCTGGATGGACCGCAACAACCGCGAAAACCCCCTGCTCGAACATTACGAGAAGCTCCTCGACATCGCCTTCCGCTACGATGTCACTTTAAGCCTTGGCGACGGTCTGCGACCCGGAGCGGTCAGCGACGCCACCGACGCGGCGCAGATCCAGGAATTGCTGGTCATCGGGGAACTGGCCGAGCGGGCCAGAAACAGAGGGGTGCAGGTCATGATCGAGGGCCCCGGACACATGCCTTTGAATCAGATCGCCGGCAACGTCATGCTGCAGAAACGCATCTGCGACGGCGCGCCCTTTTACGTGCTGGGGCCGCTGACCACGGACATCGCGCCAGGCTACGACCACATCACCGCCGCCATTGGAGGCGCCGCAGCGGCCGCGGCGGGCGCGGACTTCCTGTGCTACGTGACCCCGGCCGAGCATCTGTGCCTGCCGAATCAGGACGACGTGCGCCAGGGCGTCATCGCCACGCTCATCGCGGCGCATTCCGGCGACATCGCCAAGGGCGTTCCAGGCGCCATCGAGCGGGACCGGGTCATGTCCGTCTGCCGCAAGGAACTGAATTGGGAAGGCATGTTCCACGCCGCCCTGGACCCGGACCTGCCACGGCTCCGTTGGGAGGAAAACCGCTCAAGCGAGGGCAAGACCTGCACCATGTGCGGCAAGCTCTGCGCCATGAAGGCGCACAGTTCCTTGCGCCCGGACCGTGCTTCATAA